The Planococcus versutus genome contains a region encoding:
- a CDS encoding MBL fold metallo-hydrolase produces MEKSSSTESILPMTSIRSGFGSEIAPDVYCYTTQVANVFFIGNPTVSNEWILIDAGMPHSATKILKAAEKRFGPEHQLKSVILTHGHFDHVGSLIDILSERKVPVYAHPLEFSYLKGITDYPHPDNTVEGGLVAKMSSVFPVKAIDISTHIHELPSDGSIPHMPGWHWIHTPGHSEGHISLFRSQDRLLLAGDAFVTVKQDSLYKVLRQKKEIHGPPVYLTTDWRAAWESICKLADLEPSIAATGHGKPMTGAALARGLVDLAENFQQTAVPNHGKYVHTK; encoded by the coding sequence ATGGAAAAGAGTTCATCAACTGAAAGCATTTTACCTATGACATCAATTCGGAGTGGTTTTGGAAGTGAAATAGCTCCTGATGTGTATTGCTATACCACACAAGTCGCAAATGTTTTTTTTATTGGTAATCCCACTGTTAGCAATGAGTGGATTTTAATCGATGCCGGTATGCCGCATTCTGCAACTAAAATTCTGAAAGCAGCTGAAAAACGTTTTGGACCAGAACATCAGCTAAAGTCCGTTATATTAACACATGGTCATTTTGATCATGTCGGAAGCTTGATTGATATCTTATCGGAACGTAAAGTACCTGTTTATGCACATCCGCTTGAATTTTCTTATTTAAAAGGCATAACGGATTACCCACACCCCGACAATACTGTCGAAGGTGGATTAGTAGCTAAAATGTCGAGTGTTTTCCCAGTTAAAGCTATTGATATTTCTACTCATATTCATGAACTACCATCAGACGGTAGCATTCCACACATGCCAGGATGGCATTGGATTCACACGCCGGGTCATTCAGAAGGACATATTTCGCTATTTCGATCACAAGATCGACTGTTACTTGCTGGGGATGCTTTTGTAACGGTAAAGCAAGATTCACTTTATAAAGTTCTGCGTCAGAAAAAAGAAATTCACGGACCGCCGGTTTATTTAACAACCGATTGGCGTGCAGCTTGGGAGTCTATCTGCAAACTTGCTGACCTTGAACCGTCTATTGCAGCAACTGGTCACGGCAAGCCAATGACGGGTGCTGCGCTTGCAAGAGGGTTGGTTGACTTAGCAGAAAATTTCCAACAAACCGCTGTACCTAATCACGGAAAATACGTTCACACAAAGTAA
- a CDS encoding squalene/phytoene synthase family protein, whose product MSKVSNLQKESLVMLKETSRTFFIPISFLEPTLKKTVGSAYLCMRAIDEIEDHPELEDQAKIKLLSTIQHMLETDFNELTYLELVTPYRDFLPPVTMRLADWISVCPADIREKVMESTAIMAGGMSKWVEKNWVIQTKEDLDEYTYYVAGLVGTMLSDIWRWFDGTETDSEHAIAFGRGLQAVNMLRNYDEDFERGVTFVPDGWTREDMFNYAKANLAKADLYVKPIKNKRILMFCKVPLALAHSTLKALKSGKEKMSRVEVEGIVEQLKQEERLS is encoded by the coding sequence ATGAGCAAAGTTTCGAATCTACAAAAAGAATCCTTGGTCATGCTAAAAGAAACTAGCCGGACCTTTTTCATCCCAATCAGCTTTTTAGAACCTACTTTAAAAAAGACGGTCGGCTCTGCTTACTTATGCATGCGCGCTATCGATGAAATTGAAGATCACCCGGAATTAGAAGACCAAGCCAAAATCAAATTATTAAGTACCATTCAGCACATGCTAGAAACCGATTTTAATGAGTTGACCTATTTGGAGTTGGTCACACCTTATCGAGATTTCCTACCACCTGTCACGATGCGTTTAGCTGATTGGATTAGTGTTTGCCCTGCAGACATTAGAGAGAAAGTCATGGAATCTACTGCTATTATGGCTGGTGGCATGTCCAAATGGGTAGAAAAAAACTGGGTAATTCAAACTAAAGAAGACTTAGACGAATACACTTATTATGTAGCTGGTCTTGTCGGCACAATGTTGTCAGACATTTGGCGTTGGTTTGATGGAACAGAAACAGATTCAGAACACGCGATAGCTTTCGGGCGTGGTTTGCAAGCCGTTAATATGCTCAGAAATTACGATGAAGATTTTGAGCGTGGCGTGACATTTGTTCCTGACGGTTGGACGCGTGAAGATATGTTCAATTATGCAAAAGCTAATCTAGCAAAAGCTGACCTTTATGTAAAACCAATTAAAAACAAACGCATCTTGATGTTCTGTAAAGTTCCATTGGCATTAGCCCACAGCACGCTCAAAGCGTTAAAATCCGGAAAAGAAAAAATGAGTCGCGTTGAAGTAGAAGGTATTGTAGAACAGTTAAAACAAGAAGAGCGATTAAGTTAA
- a CDS encoding glycosyltransferase yields the protein MSKKALFISDHGDPLAKLGGQQAGGQNNYVKQLALALENKGWQIDIATHWSDSSEPQIETLGVACRVIRLEAGHKGFVSKDDMYSMLPAFYQELKETVNLASYDIVHTHYWLSGLIGKKLKKEFGLPYVHTAHSLAWAKERATGVHDQRRISAEGVILKDTNQILATTKNEKQLIKSFVDSPSPIQVIPIGVDQAFKVRGNRAHLRKKLGYGHPLFVFAGRLEVTKGIFTLLEAFQLLTNKNNGTHTPRLIIAGGDAENIDLETKLPKDQKLRDAIKGIEDRVEFLGPQTQDELALLFNAATATIVPSFYESFGMVAAEAQACGSPVIASDVGGLKNVVQDGISGLLVETKSEVDLAIAMDVLSANTLLAERLSRQAVKIAKKDFDWDAISSRISSLYEVIIDAKSNSLIGNRFRRNTRRQ from the coding sequence ATGAGTAAGAAAGCATTATTTATTTCCGATCATGGTGATCCTTTAGCGAAGCTCGGTGGCCAGCAAGCTGGTGGCCAAAACAACTACGTAAAGCAATTAGCTCTAGCGCTAGAAAATAAAGGTTGGCAAATTGATATCGCCACTCACTGGTCTGATTCTTCAGAACCACAAATCGAAACATTAGGAGTTGCTTGCAGGGTCATTAGACTCGAAGCTGGGCATAAAGGATTTGTTTCTAAAGACGATATGTATTCCATGCTTCCTGCTTTTTATCAAGAATTGAAAGAGACAGTAAATCTAGCTTCTTATGATATTGTTCATACTCACTATTGGCTATCGGGTTTAATCGGTAAAAAATTAAAAAAAGAATTTGGACTGCCGTATGTTCATACTGCACATTCACTTGCTTGGGCAAAAGAGCGCGCAACAGGCGTTCATGATCAGCGCCGGATTAGTGCAGAAGGAGTCATTTTGAAAGACACAAATCAAATACTGGCTACTACTAAAAACGAAAAACAATTGATCAAGTCTTTTGTTGACTCACCTTCACCCATCCAAGTTATCCCCATCGGAGTAGACCAAGCCTTTAAAGTACGTGGCAATCGAGCGCATTTACGCAAAAAATTAGGTTATGGCCATCCCCTCTTTGTCTTTGCTGGAAGATTGGAAGTAACAAAAGGTATTTTCACTTTGTTAGAAGCCTTTCAGTTGTTAACAAACAAAAATAATGGTACTCATACACCACGTTTGATTATTGCAGGCGGAGATGCTGAAAATATCGATCTGGAAACAAAATTACCAAAAGATCAAAAGTTGCGTGATGCGATTAAAGGCATTGAAGATCGCGTCGAATTTTTAGGACCACAAACGCAAGATGAGCTAGCACTATTATTTAATGCAGCCACAGCTACGATTGTACCAAGCTTCTATGAATCGTTCGGAATGGTTGCCGCCGAAGCACAAGCTTGCGGGAGTCCTGTCATCGCTTCAGATGTCGGCGGATTAAAAAATGTGGTACAAGACGGCATCTCTGGACTTCTTGTCGAAACGAAAAGCGAAGTTGATTTAGCTATCGCAATGGACGTCTTATCAGCAAATACGCTGTTAGCAGAGCGTTTGAGTCGACAAGCTGTTAAAATTGCTAAAAAAGACTTTGACTGGGATGCGATTTCTTCTCGCATAAGTTCATTATATGAGGTGATTATCGATGCAAAAAGCAACTCACTTATTGGCAACAGATTTAGACGGAACACTCGTCGGCAATAA
- a CDS encoding heavy metal translocating P-type ATPase → MSTQQTEVAITGMTCAACANRVEKGLQKLPGVQEATVNFATEKANVVFDNEQASMTEVQKKIEQLGYGVQQEEIDFSIQGMTCANCSARIEKVLNKMEGVQLANVNLAMETGHVSYSPGTVTPEDFVKRIQSLGYDAVLEQEREAATDHKQQEIKKKTRLFWISAALSFPLLWTMFSHFSFTSWMYVPEILMNPLVQWALATPVQFIIGASFYKGAYFALKNKSANMDVLVALGTSAAYFYSVYLVLANWSTESTMGLYFETSAVLITLIILGKVFEARAKGRSSDAIKKLMKLQPQHALVERGDEFISLPISEVKTGDILLIKPGASIPVDAAVLSGHSAVDESMLTGESLPVDKEAGDAVFAATVNSNGSLHIRADKVGKDTILSNIIRVVEQAQGSKAPIQRLADQISSVFVPIVVGIAVLTFIIWYFVVSPGNFPTALESTIAVLVIACPCALGLATPTSIMAGSGRAAEQGVLFKTAESLENTKHIDTIVLDKTGTITNGRPVVTDFVPADGVDLDELKNIAASAENQSEHPVAQAISDYGESNLTVSFFEAVPGHGIRATVANRQVVMGNRRLMDDLVIDEAQAVALEQDGKTVMFISVDGHYSGLVAVADTVKTTAKQAIHEMKDMGLHVVMLTGDQEQTAMAIAKQVGIEEIFAGVLPTEKADVITKLQAQGRHVAMAGDGLNDAPALASADVGMAMGTGTAIAMEAADITLMQGDLMRVVDAVRMSRLTVRNIKQNLFWALAYNTIGIPIAAAGLLAPWLAGAAMAFSSVSVVMNALRLQRVKLNK, encoded by the coding sequence ATGAGTACTCAACAAACTGAAGTAGCGATTACTGGCATGACGTGCGCAGCGTGCGCCAACCGTGTAGAAAAAGGACTACAAAAATTACCGGGCGTTCAAGAAGCGACGGTTAACTTTGCTACAGAAAAAGCTAATGTCGTATTTGATAATGAGCAAGCATCAATGACTGAAGTACAGAAAAAAATCGAACAATTAGGATATGGCGTGCAACAAGAAGAAATTGACTTCTCTATCCAAGGCATGACATGTGCCAATTGCTCTGCACGTATTGAAAAAGTATTAAACAAAATGGAAGGTGTTCAGCTGGCCAATGTTAATTTGGCAATGGAAACAGGGCACGTGTCGTATAGCCCTGGAACTGTGACACCAGAAGATTTTGTTAAACGTATTCAATCGCTCGGCTATGATGCTGTACTTGAACAAGAAAGAGAAGCAGCAACCGATCACAAACAACAAGAAATCAAAAAGAAAACACGACTATTCTGGATTTCTGCAGCACTTTCCTTCCCGCTCTTATGGACCATGTTTAGTCATTTTTCGTTTACTTCTTGGATGTATGTGCCAGAAATTTTAATGAATCCACTTGTTCAATGGGCGTTAGCAACACCGGTCCAATTTATTATTGGGGCTTCTTTTTATAAAGGTGCCTATTTTGCTTTGAAAAACAAATCCGCCAATATGGATGTGTTAGTGGCACTCGGAACTTCGGCAGCTTATTTTTATAGTGTTTACTTAGTGCTTGCCAATTGGAGCACAGAAAGCACTATGGGCTTGTATTTTGAAACCAGTGCAGTGTTAATCACTTTAATTATTTTAGGTAAAGTATTTGAAGCAAGAGCCAAAGGTCGCTCTTCTGACGCCATAAAAAAACTAATGAAACTACAACCTCAACATGCACTCGTTGAACGTGGCGATGAATTCATCAGCTTGCCGATTTCAGAAGTCAAAACCGGAGATATTTTGCTGATTAAACCCGGAGCCTCGATTCCAGTAGATGCTGCGGTTCTTTCAGGACACTCAGCAGTTGATGAATCCATGCTGACAGGTGAAAGTTTACCGGTCGATAAAGAAGCTGGGGATGCAGTGTTTGCCGCGACCGTCAATTCTAATGGCTCGCTTCATATTCGTGCAGATAAAGTTGGTAAAGATACAATTTTATCGAACATTATTCGTGTCGTCGAGCAAGCACAAGGCTCTAAAGCACCGATCCAACGACTGGCCGATCAAATTTCCAGTGTCTTCGTTCCAATTGTTGTAGGAATTGCAGTGTTAACGTTTATCATTTGGTATTTCGTAGTGTCTCCAGGAAACTTCCCGACTGCTCTTGAAAGTACCATCGCGGTTCTCGTTATCGCATGTCCGTGTGCGTTAGGTCTTGCGACACCGACTTCTATCATGGCAGGATCCGGACGCGCTGCTGAACAAGGCGTGTTGTTTAAAACAGCCGAATCTCTTGAGAATACAAAACATATCGATACCATCGTATTAGATAAAACAGGCACCATCACCAACGGTCGTCCTGTCGTTACAGACTTTGTTCCGGCAGACGGAGTCGATTTAGACGAATTGAAGAATATAGCGGCTAGTGCCGAAAATCAATCCGAGCATCCTGTCGCGCAAGCCATTTCTGATTATGGTGAATCTAATTTGACTGTCAGCTTTTTTGAAGCCGTTCCAGGACATGGTATTCGTGCAACTGTAGCAAATCGTCAAGTTGTCATGGGGAACCGTCGGTTGATGGACGATCTCGTAATTGATGAGGCGCAAGCGGTTGCTCTAGAACAAGATGGAAAAACCGTTATGTTTATTTCGGTAGATGGTCACTATAGCGGACTCGTTGCTGTTGCTGATACGGTGAAAACAACCGCTAAGCAAGCAATTCACGAAATGAAGGATATGGGATTGCATGTTGTCATGTTAACAGGTGACCAAGAACAAACTGCGATGGCAATCGCTAAACAAGTCGGGATTGAAGAAATATTCGCTGGCGTGTTACCCACTGAAAAAGCTGACGTTATTACCAAACTTCAAGCTCAAGGTAGACATGTTGCAATGGCTGGAGACGGCTTGAATGACGCCCCTGCCCTAGCCAGTGCCGATGTTGGCATGGCGATGGGGACAGGAACTGCGATTGCGATGGAAGCTGCAGACATTACGTTAATGCAGGGAGACTTGATGAGAGTTGTTGACGCCGTTCGAATGAGTCGATTAACGGTTCGGAACATTAAGCAGAACTTATTCTGGGCGCTTGCTTATAACACAATCGGCATTCCGATTGCAGCAGCTGGTTTGTTAGCTCCTTGGCTTGCAGGTGCGGCTATGGCATTTAGTTCAGTCTCAGTTGTTATGAACGCCTTACGTCTACAACGTGTTAAATTAAATAAATAA
- a CDS encoding MFS transporter: MKKTILLLMSVQFFVYLGFGIIIPILPEVIVQQGYAEIHVGGLITIYALSSFFTAPLWGRLSDSMGRKKLILIGLAGFSLSFFLFSLFLNNLMLLYVSRIVGGLFSGALYTAVTGYVADITSNEDRNKYMGFLGMSIGLGFIFGPAIGGLLGSVSLSLPFTASALLVLLLMGYASLVLKEPIRKGEAVKRALLPKGSSTLWQFRIRYLFLMSFMVTVLLAGLESTFQLFQIDQINITPLQLGYLFVASGLVDAAIQGGVVRRIKDGAETKWIMGAQVVTALGLVILPFTNSLIFAGVALSIFTAGNALSRTALVSLTSKESGGKYGTAAGLTYSMDNLGRIIGPLAFTSLLTMQAGGIYYLSAALAIASILLIVLFGASTKTLATPKKANVSA, from the coding sequence ATGAAAAAAACCATCCTGCTATTGATGTCCGTTCAGTTTTTTGTTTACTTAGGATTTGGCATTATTATACCAATTTTACCGGAAGTAATTGTACAGCAAGGCTATGCTGAAATTCATGTAGGTGGCTTGATCACCATTTATGCCTTGTCTTCTTTTTTTACTGCACCGCTATGGGGAAGACTTTCTGACAGCATGGGACGTAAAAAACTCATTCTTATTGGGCTGGCTGGCTTTAGTTTAAGTTTTTTCTTATTCTCGTTATTTCTCAATAATTTAATGCTGTTGTATGTTTCGCGTATTGTAGGAGGCTTGTTCTCTGGTGCACTTTACACAGCGGTAACGGGTTATGTAGCAGACATTACATCAAATGAAGACCGCAATAAATACATGGGTTTTCTTGGCATGTCGATTGGTCTTGGCTTTATTTTTGGTCCGGCAATCGGTGGATTACTCGGTTCAGTATCACTATCTTTACCGTTTACAGCTTCGGCTTTATTGGTGTTATTACTAATGGGCTATGCAAGTCTTGTGCTAAAAGAACCTATTCGAAAAGGCGAGGCCGTAAAACGAGCTCTTTTGCCAAAAGGATCAAGTACGCTTTGGCAATTCCGAATCCGTTATTTGTTTTTAATGTCTTTTATGGTGACCGTTTTACTAGCAGGATTAGAATCGACTTTCCAGTTATTTCAAATCGATCAAATCAACATTACTCCGCTCCAACTTGGTTATTTGTTTGTTGCCAGCGGACTTGTTGACGCAGCAATTCAAGGTGGTGTCGTACGCCGCATAAAAGATGGTGCTGAAACAAAATGGATCATGGGAGCACAAGTTGTTACAGCTCTTGGCTTGGTTATTCTCCCTTTTACTAATAGTTTGATCTTCGCAGGAGTTGCCCTCAGCATCTTTACTGCCGGAAACGCCCTTTCTCGTACAGCATTGGTGTCGCTAACATCAAAAGAATCGGGAGGCAAGTACGGTACAGCTGCTGGGTTGACTTACTCGATGGACAACTTGGGGCGCATTATCGGTCCTTTAGCCTTTACGTCGCTTCTCACCATGCAAGCAGGCGGAATTTATTATTTATCTGCGGCTCTAGCAATAGCCAGCATCTTGTTAATTGTACTATTTGGCGCTTCCACCAAAACTTTAGCTACACCAAAAAAAGCCAACGTTTCTGCGTAA
- a CDS encoding DUF5658 family protein — protein MTATKVHVPLKKHIWGLIILNLMDGLLTYMGLSFGVITERNPLLASLSPIALLMMKILLSLCLFSFLFTSLVNVQSRVWRCTLILVNGLYMSILVLHFYWLTLFLT, from the coding sequence ATGACAGCAACTAAGGTTCACGTGCCATTAAAAAAGCACATTTGGGGCTTGATCATCTTGAATCTTATGGATGGCTTATTAACATATATGGGGCTGTCGTTTGGTGTAATAACTGAACGGAATCCATTGTTAGCGAGTCTTTCTCCGATTGCTCTATTAATGATGAAAATCCTGTTGTCTCTTTGTTTGTTTAGCTTTCTTTTTACTTCTTTAGTAAACGTTCAATCCCGTGTATGGCGCTGTACACTCATTTTGGTAAATGGACTTTACATGTCTATCTTAGTACTTCATTTTTATTGGCTAACTCTTTTCTTAACATAA
- a CDS encoding HAD-IIB family hydrolase, giving the protein MQKATHLLATDLDGTLVGNKESLLMLLDFYKEQTYKVSLIYITGRHYKSALSLIKEENLPVPDVLITDVGTAIYSGHSLQEDLEWKQRLEQSWVPKHIEVIANGLQGLTSQNLPVTNRCSYYATDAAVVETLRETLEKAEIPHKLIYSGGRDVDILPMESGKGQALQYILDKYQLNNAKLLVAGDSGNDIEMLTMGFPSVIVGNAQAELLEQAEHSFVYRATKEYAAGIHEAWQHFYKE; this is encoded by the coding sequence ATGCAAAAAGCAACTCACTTATTGGCAACAGATTTAGACGGAACACTCGTCGGCAATAAAGAGAGTTTGTTGATGTTACTAGATTTTTATAAAGAGCAGACATACAAGGTGTCGTTGATTTATATTACAGGCAGACATTACAAATCTGCTTTGTCTCTTATTAAAGAAGAAAACTTACCGGTTCCTGACGTGCTTATTACAGATGTTGGAACCGCAATTTATAGCGGTCATTCACTACAAGAAGATTTAGAGTGGAAGCAGCGGCTAGAGCAATCATGGGTACCTAAACACATAGAAGTTATCGCTAATGGTCTACAAGGTTTAACTTCTCAAAACCTTCCTGTTACAAACCGCTGCTCTTATTACGCTACCGATGCCGCTGTAGTAGAAACATTACGTGAAACGCTCGAGAAAGCAGAGATTCCACATAAACTAATTTATAGTGGAGGACGCGATGTCGACATTCTGCCTATGGAAAGCGGCAAAGGACAAGCGCTTCAATACATTCTTGACAAGTACCAATTAAATAACGCCAAATTATTAGTAGCTGGTGATTCTGGAAACGATATCGAAATGCTGACAATGGGTTTTCCATCCGTTATCGTGGGAAATGCACAAGCTGAACTTCTTGAACAAGCTGAACATTCATTTGTTTATCGTGCTACAAAAGAATATGCTGCCGGCATTCACGAAGCTTGGCAACATTTTTATAAAGAATAA
- a CDS encoding NAD(P)/FAD-dependent oxidoreductase, translating to MKSLLIIGSGILGASAAYHAAKTGASVILVDRGDKGQATGAAAGIVCPWISQRRNKAWYGLAKNGAKYYPELICELEALGETDTGYKQVGIVSIHEDSKLDKMEQKAYERKVDAPEMGDVKRLSSEETRKLFPYATEQYGALWVSGAARVDGKAMRDALISAAEKLGARRITGDAQLVIEGSHVVGVRVNEREVVADRIVSAGGAWAAELFKPLGLDLDIVPQKAQILQLQAEDPATSDWPVAMVPYGQYIVPFANGRIVAGATHENGAGFDEKLTAAGIHHILDKTLEAAPGLGQTELVQAVTGFRPATTSALPFIGQVPNYPNLFAANGLGASGLTAGPYLGKQLAKLALGEPVDIDLSLYQVADAFKS from the coding sequence ATGAAATCATTATTAATTATTGGTTCGGGAATTTTAGGAGCTTCTGCAGCTTATCATGCAGCAAAGACGGGAGCATCTGTGATCTTAGTAGACCGTGGAGATAAAGGGCAAGCAACGGGAGCGGCAGCAGGCATCGTTTGCCCGTGGATTTCGCAACGGAGAAATAAAGCATGGTATGGACTAGCGAAAAATGGTGCGAAATATTATCCGGAATTGATTTGTGAGCTTGAAGCTTTAGGAGAAACTGATACTGGTTATAAACAAGTAGGCATTGTCAGCATCCATGAAGACAGTAAATTGGACAAAATGGAACAAAAAGCATATGAGCGAAAAGTAGATGCACCCGAAATGGGAGATGTCAAAAGACTATCATCCGAAGAAACACGAAAGTTGTTTCCTTATGCGACAGAACAGTACGGTGCGCTTTGGGTGAGTGGCGCTGCCCGAGTAGATGGCAAAGCCATGCGAGATGCGCTAATTTCAGCGGCTGAAAAATTAGGAGCTAGGCGGATAACAGGCGATGCCCAATTAGTAATTGAAGGTTCTCACGTAGTTGGAGTGAGGGTAAATGAACGGGAAGTAGTTGCAGACCGCATTGTCTCGGCAGGAGGCGCGTGGGCAGCTGAGCTGTTCAAGCCACTGGGGCTAGATTTAGATATTGTGCCTCAAAAAGCACAAATTTTACAGTTGCAAGCGGAAGATCCAGCAACAAGCGATTGGCCGGTTGCGATGGTTCCATATGGTCAATACATCGTACCTTTTGCAAATGGTCGGATTGTTGCTGGAGCTACACATGAAAATGGGGCAGGGTTTGATGAAAAACTAACAGCAGCGGGAATTCATCACATTCTCGATAAAACATTAGAGGCCGCACCCGGGCTTGGCCAAACCGAATTAGTTCAAGCTGTAACAGGATTTCGCCCTGCGACGACAAGTGCGCTACCTTTTATTGGTCAAGTTCCTAATTATCCAAACCTATTTGCAGCAAATGGCTTGGGGGCTTCTGGCCTGACAGCGGGACCTTATTTAGGAAAACAACTAGCCAAATTAGCACTTGGGGAACCTGTGGATATTGATTTGAGTCTTTATCAAGTAGCAGATGCATTCAAGAGCTGA
- a CDS encoding GNAT family N-acetyltransferase — MYWCKIARSEEEFDEISRLNYETFVEEIPQHKVNSSGMRIDPFHEQNTYLIVLADTQVVGMIALRSERPFSLDLKIGSIEAFLPNAGKVCEIRLLAVRKEHRNGRVFFLLARALSDYCLEQGFDSAVISGTVRQLKLYKQLGFQAFAEPMGTGEAIFVPMVTTRRQYNDSVAARLQAKRRLFLPGPVALTPELASPFQQAPISHRSAAFNEIRQEVDGMLEEMTGMTPLLLSGSGTLANEAMLAQIKRLRAKGLILVNGEFGKRLVDQAKRLNLDFEVIEQAWGQGFKIENISLYLESGKFGWLLMVHGETSTGQLNDFQEIANICKQQNTNLCLDCISSFGAVPLSLKDVWLATATSGKALGTMSGIALVFARHPLEPDASLPSYLDLGLYATSIPFTFPASLLESFRRALKVYPARYEQLDERVKKLQEDTKDWAVIAQGYPTARTFKIAEEMPFLVEDAHLSGFELHSVSGYLKARELFQVSCIQPEFEKDWQHFLEFYTGYQRYHAKKTAHHAK, encoded by the coding sequence ATGTATTGGTGTAAAATCGCCCGATCAGAAGAAGAGTTCGACGAAATTTCACGCTTAAACTATGAAACCTTTGTAGAAGAAATTCCGCAACACAAGGTAAATAGCAGTGGCATGCGGATTGATCCTTTTCATGAACAAAACACGTATTTGATTGTGTTGGCTGATACACAAGTAGTCGGAATGATTGCGTTGCGTTCTGAACGACCATTTTCTTTAGATCTCAAAATCGGATCGATTGAAGCGTTTTTACCGAATGCTGGAAAGGTTTGCGAGATTCGCTTGCTTGCTGTTCGAAAAGAACATCGCAATGGACGGGTCTTTTTCCTTTTAGCACGAGCCTTGTCTGATTACTGTCTCGAACAAGGTTTTGACTCTGCTGTGATTTCTGGAACAGTCCGCCAGTTAAAACTGTACAAACAACTTGGTTTTCAAGCATTTGCAGAACCAATGGGGACTGGAGAAGCTATATTTGTTCCAATGGTCACGACGCGTCGCCAGTACAATGACTCTGTTGCAGCTAGACTACAAGCAAAACGCCGCTTGTTTTTACCCGGTCCTGTTGCGCTGACGCCAGAATTGGCCAGTCCTTTTCAACAAGCTCCTATATCTCATAGGTCCGCTGCTTTTAACGAAATTCGTCAAGAAGTAGATGGTATGTTAGAAGAAATGACAGGAATGACACCTCTCCTGCTTTCTGGTAGCGGCACACTAGCAAACGAAGCCATGCTCGCACAAATTAAACGACTGCGTGCAAAAGGGCTTATTTTAGTAAATGGAGAGTTTGGCAAACGTTTAGTCGATCAAGCAAAGCGTTTAAACTTGGATTTTGAAGTAATAGAACAAGCATGGGGACAAGGCTTTAAAATCGAAAACATTTCGCTCTACCTAGAATCCGGCAAGTTTGGGTGGTTGCTTATGGTGCATGGTGAAACGTCAACAGGTCAATTAAATGATTTTCAAGAAATCGCCAATATTTGTAAACAGCAAAACACCAACCTATGTTTAGATTGCATCAGTAGTTTTGGTGCGGTGCCGTTGTCGTTAAAAGATGTTTGGCTTGCAACAGCAACAAGTGGCAAAGCATTGGGGACAATGAGTGGCATTGCGCTGGTGTTTGCTCGCCATCCATTAGAACCAGACGCTAGTTTACCAAGCTATTTGGACCTTGGACTTTACGCCACAAGCATTCCGTTTACGTTTCCTGCAAGTTTGTTGGAAAGCTTCCGCCGTGCATTGAAAGTGTATCCTGCAAGGTACGAGCAATTGGACGAGCGTGTAAAAAAACTACAAGAAGATACAAAAGATTGGGCAGTGATAGCACAAGGATATCCGACAGCACGCACGTTTAAAATCGCAGAGGAGATGCCGTTTTTAGTGGAAGATGCACATTTATCAGGATTTGAATTGCATTCGGTCAGTGGCTATTTGAAAGCTCGGGAGTTGTTTCAAGTGTCGTGCATTCAACCAGAGTTTGAAAAAGACTGGCAGCATTTTCTCGAATTTTATACTGGCTATCAACGTTATCATGCAAAAAAAACAGCTCATCACGCTAAGTGA
- the copZ gene encoding copper chaperone CopZ has product MKEQINLQVSGMSCQHCVKSVEDSIMALPGIEKVKVSLENNSVDVAYDSSAVEVGQIAEAIEDQGYDVATLSE; this is encoded by the coding sequence ATGAAAGAACAAATTAACTTGCAAGTAAGTGGCATGTCATGTCAACATTGCGTGAAATCCGTAGAAGATAGCATTATGGCGCTACCGGGAATCGAAAAAGTAAAGGTTTCTTTAGAAAATAATTCAGTAGATGTAGCATACGATTCTTCTGCTGTAGAAGTAGGTCAAATTGCTGAAGCGATTGAAGATCAAGGATACGATGTTGCCACATTAAGTGAATAG